Within Plasmodium vinckei vinckei genome assembly, chromosome: PVVCY_12, the genomic segment ttttataaatcaaTATAACAAAGCATCTTATTACAAAATCATTCCCAAacgatatatataactttaaaaatattgatgtTTAATGGAACAACAATAtctgtatgtatatatatatataaagaggGGAAAATATCATGAAACAGTCTTATAAAAATTCCTCGAGCCGAAAGTTCTGGTAATtgcttttaatttatatgagTATAATTCCCCtcgaaatatataaataataatgcataatattataaatattttaaaaatgatctACTACATTATACAACAATTACCACAATATAACTTATAGCTCcctatataaatttgtaaaaaatatagatatatattttataataatttaaaagaaagtaaaaaaaatataaaaaatgaattattttttattttttcgttttattttattttatatttttctttagtttcctttttaaatatatttttgctttttaatcgtatatgatataatgcatatacgtggtaatatttattttttttttattgtacaaattaatacataaaataaagtacaaaaaaatacaggAAAACTGgataaaattaacaaattatgaaaaaaagtaaaatgttacgatattaatatttttttattttataaaaaattactttcaaatatatgtaaaaaaatgtaaataaaaatatttccgTTTTTTTACCTttctaatattaaatttttttcaattttttcaattttttcaatttttttattttcacctTTGTtctgaaaaaataaagacaatgacacaaaaaatagtaacTTTATCATCgctgatatatataactttttttaaataacatAATTCGAATGTTGaaaagaattatatattatttataccattaaaatatatatgttgaAAGGAGAAAGAAATGTTTCAAcagtaatatatttatatttcatttcttcataatacatatatgttaaaatttattcacAGTTTGTAAACAAGTGATAGCattcaataaaattattaaaaatagtttttttttttaagttgcACATGATAATTTATGGTAAAGATTGGACAACttttttagtattttttatgccGTTCATATattgaattaaaaacataaaaaaaataataaagcatacaaattcatttaatatatatatatatatatattggtgtgtgaataaattaatttaggGTGTTTTTCATATGTATTAACCTTTTCTATATTCCACAACAAAAAAACAGACAAATAAGGATATAgaaagtaataaataatataatggtgaaatacaaaatatataaaaaacaacgaattatatttataatattcaataacatatattattccaGTAAGTTGGGTAGTATActgtttttaatttgtaaaatattatgacttgttcataattattactGTATTTGGATATTGCcgttaataattttaaacgCATCAATTTTggtaaaattatgaaatgaaattaaatgagttaaatatatatttctgtacatattttttttacaaattataCAAGAAATTGATTTGGATCcacaatatttttcatgttctgaattttttatatattttaaaaaataagtaaaattattatgtaatAGGTTTACATAGTAActaattgttttattttcaaaatttggACAAATCTCTCTACTATTATTTGTACAAATACTGCTAACCTGTTTATTGTCAAACTGATCAAAAAAGTTAGCCATAATAAAATCTTcatcataaatatttgtaaagTGTGCAGTAAATATGTTacaaaatgaacaaaaaattattttttttggacaaaataatttttggtgaaaaatatattgttttctATAAAAAGATTTTTCACATaagcattttatttttacatgcCATATGAgattatgtttatttttatcatttatatgcatTCCTTCATTACATAAATCACAATGTATATGATTTATaagttcattttttttaaatgattgtttacaaatattacatatagagaaattttttatacaatgCATTTTAtggatatttatattatattcaagAATATCTTTAAGACAGTTatcacattttatataattctgGTTATgtatcatattattattagcacttttttttatagtttgATTTTCTATATCTTTATCTTTGGTAGAGCTCAATGCATTTTCTATTATATTAGTTGATAAGTTATATTCCACCGGACTGTTACTATTTGATGATATACcaagaaatattatatgcgGAAAAAATTGGTCATATACATATTCCAAAATTTCGGAATAATCTTGAGAAGAACCATTCCCATCATAATTATCACAGCATAAGAGATTATTGTTGTCATTAGTAGTAGCAATAGAAATGGTAGGTTGAGTATCTTCGTTTTTTCTCTcgttttgaaaataaataaaatgatacaTTAAACATTTTTGAATAATCTCTTTGTCTATCTTAATCTGATCAGAACAATCATCAAAATGTAAATGGTGTACTGTTTCAGACACATCATCATAAGGtggaaaagaaataaaaatattaaatttatttatatcttgcgattttaaagatatatttatagaaatgttacctttttttaataattctaatatattataattaattataaatttgtattttttaaattggcTGTTAATTATGTTAGTAATATTTACTTgagtattatttattatttcatatggattattattattaccagttttaatatcatttgaaaaaaaattaatttgatTTCCACTAATATTTGGTCGTTCACATATATCAACAGTTATATCTGTATTTATTAAAGACACTGCATTATCTGGCTCTAATTcactaatataaaattttaaattattaatatgtacATAGTCACCTAAAGTTAGTGTACTATAATTTAAACTTAATTGGTTttctaataaatttttcataaattttatatcatttatattttcatttaatgattcaaattttataaaatcacattttgataaatttgCATAAGTTACTAAAATCCGTATTactccatttttttcaaatattccTAAATTCTCTTTTATGTTTTCTGAAACTTCAATTATCCCTTCACTTGAACTAAACTCTAAAACACATGCATGAgtcatataattattttgaacattttttaaactgaATGTATAAGGGAAACTTACTTCATTACTATATGTCCCTTTTTCAAGAGTTTTCAATATAGAGACAGGCtataaattcataaaaaaaaagggaagAGGGTATATAGACATGTATAAAAtgtgcatattttaatatagcaagggaaataaaatgaagCAACATTTCTACTGCTTTAACGGTATTATAATCCCATGTATAGCAGTACAAATATGAATTCAAACAAATTATTCAGTCTACTTGTACGTTTAAGCGTGAATTTAATTACTTTAAAATTTGAGCTAATTAAATGACTGTTTAAACGTGAttaaaatttcaaaaaaagaaacataattaaattttcaaccatttttgttataagaaaatgataaataaaaatcaatTCCCTATAACGGCTATgaatggaaataaaagtatGTTCCTTTTTgtgaatttaaaattagtaCGGCTTTTTTTACGAGCATTGATTTTAGCTTTTAATGTTGGATTGTAcaaaaaaagcaaaataAGTAAATGCTCACCAAATGTGTATAAAGTAAGACGGTATGTATATGTGTAAACATTTttcttaatatttaatctaaatttttataaagcttaccaatataattttgtctGAGTgatcatttaattttcctGAACTTTTTCTTAGGCATAATGTCAAAAATTTTtgacaaattttattattcgaGCTATGAATATATTCTAATTCTAAATcttcttttaatttgtttaagATCGATTGTTTTTTGTTCTGATTCCTCTCTGTCGTTTTAttgacattttttattatattatgtttattaaataaacgGTTCGAGttgaatttatttaaagcCCGTGCGAAATCATCAtccattatatttaaaaatatataaacataaatatgtacaattatccatatttttaaaaataaaataagggGAATATACACGCCCCTTTAAAAGAATTGAAATTATAGCTATCTATGTAGCCactaatataatattttttggaaaATTGTAACTTTTTATACTCGTTggcaattttttttttcaactatAGGACTAATTAAAAGTAGATTAAACTATTTGGAGACTGTTTTATACGTTTGATTAAATACACTgaaaatttatacaaaaatatatatttatttttaaattttatcatttatttatatagaaaaaaatcgGGGAAATGTTCATATTAAAATGTACCATCGCACTTTACTGGggtaacaataaaaatgtataatattgcattaaaattattttatcattgtAATTTTCCTCTTGTtaatttcaatttttttttacaattatattttattttaacaCTAATAAAAACCtatgaataatttttacttttttgtggcattttttaatgtttaatatttttatagaaacgtcttttattttatatatttttattttttaaattgtctCGTCAggaaattttatataattatattttatttttttataaaaactggaatttttattaagtaTAATTTATGCCATAATTtcatgttttattattcgatttttcttcattttaaataaaatttgtatataattttaaaacttaatatattacgaataaaatatttttaccttatatttaatatcaacttataaattttattataaacatgtttttattgtcatttaaaatataagtttGTTTAACTTATTCTACACTCTTTTCCCCCTTAATgtattcaaataaaaaaatacacactACATTGAAATGTGAATGTTGTGAAAGGGTgcaaaaattatgaacagtcataaaaaattatgaaaagtcatgaaaaattatgaacagtcatgaaaaattatgaacagTCATGAGaaattatgaacaaaataaaagtgtGTGTGATTAATGACATTACAGTTGTTAcctttattttaaattttttaacaaccgattatttattattttcatttctcAAAGtgtaaacaaaatttaGCATTTGCATAAAATGCTTAAGTTGTCCTTTTTACGCATTAATGGAATATGCAGGCATATAcctatttaataaaacattggacatgtataaaatataaaaaaaaaattaagacAATGTTTTTTAGTAAACCATTTAAGaacttattaaaataaatatataccatatgtaaatattattaataacgTGTAGTTAGCATTTTTGACAAATAGTATtatcaataaaattttaaaaattataattaatatatagcTAATTGTATGTATTATTTCAACATACAGTTATCTCTATGTTCATGCCactattttttctctttcttttttcgttattctttaaaaagaatgactatttaaaattttggGAATAGTAATGTcgtatattaaaaagtcCCTTTAAAGGTGTCAACACCCCAACATGGAATATTTCGAAAATAGGGAAATATTCCTTCTTCTTATTGTTACAATTTGTTATTTGCTTTTTTGATGTTGTAGACCATATGCATGTTTACTTAAGTAGAAAAATGAGTATACCAATGAATTTTGGGGGTTAGTACAATTATGCAAGAAAATTCGAAACATGGATATTGTtgttttgttaatattcAAGTTTATACTAAATCATTTGTTGGAATTTTCGACTTGATCTGCCCATAAAATTTGGCATAATCAtatgaattaaaagaatatttacatattttttgaaataatttatataaaattaaaaataaatttttctttttaaattttcggttatttttttcactctaataaatacatgtattaagattttttaaaatatagttGCTTTAAACAAACccaatttaaattattaataagtgaaaaaaaaatttgtatatatttaattattatgccTTTATAATGGTATAAATTTCagaattgaaaaaaaatatttttttttgttttaaaaaggaTACATGAGTTTTCCTCTGACCTCTTGCggatattatttatgtggAGAGTCATCTATAACATCTTCCAATTTGactatatatcatataaaagttattattattttattttgtatatttatgaatttttcataattttattttacaattttttggAATACCTGCCCCTCAATGGttttaaacaaatttcATATTCACAAGTGATGTaagacgaaaaaaaaagtttggATATATTTATGGATAAAGggaatgtaaatatatttggaaatattataatatatagaataataaattaataaatcagAAAAGGTATGGTAACAAAAAGAGAAGATGAACTTGTACCGCCCCCCAATGAAGGAGgcaatattaatttttattcaattcagaaaaaaacgaaaataAATCTCACGTTGATATATGGGTCTGAAGGTATTACTAGTTATAAAGCAGCAaaagaatttttaaatgaattaataattttttttaatgatatattaaatcaTTTTAATACTATAAGTATAATAACTAAAggagataaaaaaaatgacacAATTTTTGATGGatctataaataatgagataaataatattgaagaTTATATGTTGGAATATTTTCGATCTAAATTATTGAAGacgaacaaaaaaaataaagacagaaaatatggaaaaaattgtaaaaatgaaaaagaaaatataacaaataatgaatCATCAAAATGTGATAATGAAGTAAAAgatatttttgataatttaaaaaaatatgaaaaaaatatgattaaaTGTGGTAATacacattttaataattatttaaattgttttatagaaaataatattagtgAAATTCATTTTGACTTTGTTAATGGAAACGAATTTGATAGTTATAccttttttgaaaatagtgaaaataatgatttaaatattttgtttatgtttattagtacatataattttggaTCATTCCCAGCAAATTGTTATAAATTAGAAGATACATTAACTGATTTAGTTAACGATTTTCgagttgaaaaaaattatttaaaaaatattttttatagttgTGTTGGATTTGGTAATAAAGAGTATGGgagtaaatatttttgtacccctataaaaaaatgcgataaatttttatcatcttTAGGAGCAaataaattagaaaaaacattaaaattatgttcAACTATGGATAATGAAGAAGAGTTTGTAAATTGGAAATCTAgcttgttaaaaaaaatatgtctatctctttttttatacaattttaattacaCCAAATTTAGTAATAACTTTTTTCACTACgcaaatagaaaaaattataatactttgaaatattactgtacatatttttgcAAAAAAAGTGAGGATGCAAAAAGTATGCCAATTAATGATGgtgaaaataaacaaacaaCCAAGTCAGTAGACAAtagtaatattaataaatgtgaTTGCATAAACAATGGTATGCCCTCGGAACATTTGAATACGTCAAAAGAGTCAGTTAATGGccatatttcattttctacaTCCCAAAATGATGGAAACATCACTGAGAGATGCGGATGTATTTCCAACAATTGCTTGAATggaaatgataaatatattaatgacaaaaaaataataaataataattttgaaacaTCGATACCAAACGGATGCtgtaaaaatgaatatgaaCAAGACGACAAATTAGTTAATAGTGATTTTAGCAATGAAtctataaatgaaaataatgacgAAATAAATTGTAACAGTTCAGAAGATTTAGAAGATTTATTatcaaacaaaataaaagatatgCTAACAGATAACCaaagaacaaaattaacaaaagaaggatataaaataattgggTCACATAGTGCAGTAAAATTATGTCGATGGACAAAATCACAAATAAGAGGTCGAGGAGGATGCTATAAACATACATTTTATGGAATAAATTCCTATCAATGTATGGAAGCCACTCCTAGTTTGGCTTGTGCAAATAAATGTGTTTTTTGTTGGAGACATCATAAAAATCCAGTCGGAACAAAATGGAGATGGAATAAAGATGAAGCAGATTTTATAGTTGATGAAGCTgttaaaaaacataaaaatatgataaaagaattaaaaggGGTTCATAATATAATCAATGAGAGATTTGAAAATGCTAAGAATATTAGACATTGTGCATTATCACTTGTAGGGGAACCTATTATGTATCCcgatattaataaattaatcgatgaattacataaaaaaaatatttcaacaTTTTTAGTAACAAATGCCCAATTTccaaatgaattaaaaaaattaaaaaaagttacaCAACTTTATATTTCTATTGATGCACCAAATAAAGAagctttaaaaaatatagatagaCCATTGTTCAAAGATTATTGGGATAGATATCTTAAAtgcattaaaattttaaaggaaaaaaaagaaagaactGTATTTCGATTTACATTAgtaaaagaatataatatgatGTCTGATGAAATATCAAGTTATGCTAAATTAATTGAATATGGATATCCCGATTTTATTGAAATAAAAGCTGTTACATATTGTGGGTCGTCGGAAGGATATCAACTAactatgaaaaatatacctTGGCATGAAGAAGTTTATCAATTTGCATTTCATTTAGTAAATTCGAAACGTTCTATTTCTGATATATACGAAATTTCATGTGAACATAAACATTCATGTAGTATTTTAATagctaaaaaaatttttaaaattaataataaatggcATACATGGATAAATTACGAAAAATTTCAATCACTTGTTAAAcaaaatgtaaattttaGTGCTATAGATTATTGTGCAGAAACACCAGAATGGGCTGTAGTTGGAGCACCAGAATGTGGATTTAATCCAAGCGATCAAAGAGTATATACAAAAgggaaaaacaaaaagaaaaacaatattaataCTATGGAAgttaaaacataaaattttatttagcTAGCTAAAtttagctattttttttttttaaaataattatctCCGTTTCCCTTTacacaataaaaattataatttaccGCATAAAAACCAGTATTtcattatgcatataaattaagTAAAATTCTGGTTAAAAATTGaggatataataaatactgTGTGTGTGTATGTCTTTGTTATAAAAGTGTGTAAAATGAAGATtggtatatattaataaaatattaaaatttattacataaatttGTGCCACCCTATTTAGCTAGCTCTAAGTGTGGTTATGTGTGTATCAATATGTTGTTTcgttacattttttaaaattattaaatctataaaataatgtaatttAACAATGTTGTCATTATTCCACATTTATTGATATTgctaaaattatttgtatttctatttttttttttttggtctatataaaaaattgtttttttccttgctgttcataattattaatggAAACACAACTAGCTAAACgctaataaaatttgaaaaaaaaaaaataataaaataacataaaaatatcaaaaaagTAGTAAACcatactatatttttactattataatatt encodes:
- a CDS encoding ubiquitin fusion degradation protein 1, putative; translation: MDDDFARALNKFNSNRLFNKHNIIKNVNKTTERNQNKKQSILNKLKEDLELEYIHSSNNKICQKFLTLCLRKSSGKLNDHSDKIILPVSILKTLEKGTYSNEVSFPYTFSLKNVQNNYMTHACVLEFSSSEGIIEVSENIKENLGIFEKNGVIRILVTYANLSKCDFIKFESLNENINDIKFMKNLLENQLSLNYSTLTLGDYVHINNLKFYISELEPDNAVSLINTDITVDICERPNISGNQINFFSNDIKTGNNNNPYEIINNTQVNITNIINSQFKKYKFIINYNILELLKKGNISINISLKSQDINKFNIFISFPPYDDVSETVHHLHFDDCSDQIKIDKEIIQKCLMYHFIYFQNERKNEDTQPTISIATTNDNNNLLCCDNYDGNGSSQDYSEILEYVYDQFFPHIIFLGISSNSNSPVEYNLSTNIIENALSSTKDKDIENQTIKKSANNNMIHNQNYIKCDNCLKDILEYNINIHKMHCIKNFSICNICKQSFKKNELINHIHCDLCNEGMHINDKNKHNLIWHVKIKCLCEKSFYRKQYIFHQKLFCPKKIIFCSFCNIFTAHFTNIYDEDFIMANFFDQFDNKQVSSICTNNSREICPNFENKTISYYVNLLHNNFTYFLKYIKNSEHEKYCGSKSISCIICKKNMYRNIYLTHLISFHNFTKIDAFKIINGNIQIQ